In Canis lupus familiaris isolate Mischka breed German Shepherd chromosome 9, alternate assembly UU_Cfam_GSD_1.0, whole genome shotgun sequence, a single window of DNA contains:
- the PTGES gene encoding prostaglandin E synthase yields the protein MPPPVLALVSGQALPAFLLCSTLLVIKMYVVAVITGQVRLRKKAFANPEDALRHGGLQYCRSDQDVDRCLRAHRNDMETIYPFLFLGFVYSFLGPDPFIAQMHFLVFFLGRMVHTVAYLGKLRAPTRSLAYTVAQLPCASMALQIVWEAACHL from the exons ATGCCTCCCCCTGTCCTGGCGCTGGTGAGTGGCCAGGCGCTCCCAGCCTTCCTGCTCTGCAGCACACTGCTGGTCATCAAGATGTACGTGGTGGCTGTCATCACCGGCCAAGTGAGGCTTCGGAAGAAG GCTTTTGCCAACCCTGAGGACGCCCTGAGACACGGAGGCCTCCAGTATTGCCGGAGTGACCAGGATGTGGATCGCTGCCTCAG AGCCCACCGGAATGACATGGAGACCATCTACCCCTTCCTGTTCCTGGGCTTCGTTTACTCCTTCCTGGGGCCTGACCCTTTCATCGCCCAGATGCACTTCCTCGTCTTCTTCCTGGGCCGCATGGTGCACACCGTGGCCTACCTGGGGAAGCTGCGGGCACCCACCCGCTCCCTGGCCTACACCGTGGCCCAGCTCCCCTGTGCCTCCATGGCCCTGCAGATCGTCTGGGAAGCAGCCTGCCACCTGTGA